In Dama dama isolate Ldn47 chromosome 9, ASM3311817v1, whole genome shotgun sequence, the following proteins share a genomic window:
- the ARAP3 gene encoding arf-GAP with Rho-GAP domain, ANK repeat and PH domain-containing protein 3 isoform X2 yields the protein MLQDLDIAVWLASVHLEQYADAFRQQGLATAGAARGLGHGELRQLGVNATGHRKRILRLLQAGTAEGPPDPQPESAMEPSPSPAPPAQPTKPVPKPRTVFGGLSGSATTQRPGLSPAVWRPEASKSPEPSLSPKSPTVPPRSSSEQPSASNTVEMMPNAIYFGLDLRGGAQTAQDMAPDGSQTAAPTPALRPTTGTVHIMDPGCLYYGVQPVGVPGAPDRREGRGVCQERAEHRLSRPDLEAREDAGYASLELPGDSTLSLPTLDTETNEDLISPYASFSSTADRPTPLLSGWLDKLSPQGNYVFQRRFVQFNGRSLMYFGSDKDPFPKGVIPLTAIEMTRSSKDNKFQVITGQRVFVFRTESEAQRDMWCSTLQSCLKEQRLLGHPRPPQPPRPLRTGMLELRGHKAKVFAALSPGELALYKSEQAFSLGIGICFIELQGCSVRETKSRSFDLLTPHRCFSFTAESGGARQSWAAALQEAVTETLSDYEVAEKIWSNRANRHCADCGASRPDWAAVNLGVVICKQCAGQHRALGSGISKVQSLKLDTSVWSNEIVQLFIVLGNDRANRFWAGSLPPGEGLHPDTPPGPRGEFISRKYRLGLFRKPHPQYPDHSQLLQALCAAVAGPNLLKNMTQLLCVEAFEGEEPWTPSALDGSFPSLLPPDPSPGVYNEVVVPATYSSFLYCGPISNKAGPPPPRRGRDAPPRLWCVLGAALEMFVSESSPEPLHLIQPQDVVCLGVNPPPTDPGDLDRFPFSFELILTGGRIQHFGADGADSLEAWTSALGKWFSPLSCHQLLGPGLLRLGRLWLRSPSHAALAPGLWMSGFGLLRGDHLFLCPASGPGPPAPEDMVHLRRLQEISVVSAADTPDKKEHLVLVETGRTLYLQAEGRLDFSAWNAAIGGAASGGGTGLQEQQMSRGDIPIIVDACISFVTQHGLRLEGIYRKGGARARSLKLLAEFRRDARSVKLRPGEHFVEDVTDTLKRFFRELDDPVTSARLLPRWREAAELPQKNQRLEKYKEVIGCLPRVNRRTLATLIGHLYRVQKCASLNQMCTRNLALLFAPSVFQTDGRGEHEVRVLQELIDGYISVFDIDPDQVAQIDLEVSLITTWKDVQLSQAGDLIMEVFIEQQLPDNCVTLKVSPTLTAEELTNQVLEIRGTAAGTDLWVTFEIREHGELERPLHPKERVLEQALQWCQLPEPCSASLLLRKVSLAHAGCLFTGIRRESPRVGLLRCREEPPRLLGNRFQERFFLLRGRCLLLLKEKKSSKPEREWPLEDAKVYLGIRKKFKPPTPWGFTLILEKMHLYLSCTDEDEMWDWTTSILKAQHDDQQPVVLRRHSSSDLARQKFGTMPLLPIRGDDSGATLLSANQTLRRLHNRRTLSMFFPMKSSQGSVEEQEDLEEPVYEEPVYEEVGAFPELTEDISTSFSTPRERTAKLETPVPSQRSFDQYLLSKAGPQGWEERPPEPPPGPPSKSSPQTHGSLEEQLLQELSSLILRKGETTAGLGSPSQPSSPQPPSPSGLPTQTPGFPTQTPCTSSLPPSQPLT from the exons ATGCTGCAG GACCTGGACATCGCTGTGTGGCTGGCCTCGGTGCACCTGGAGCAGTATGCAGACGCGTTCCGGCAGCAGGGTCTGGCTACGGCGGGTGCGGCCCGTGGCCTGGGCCACGGGGAGCTGAGGCAGCTGGGCGTCAACGCCACGGGGCACCGGAAGCGCATCCTGCGCCTGCTGCAGGCAGGCACTGCCGAGGGCCCCCCAGATCCCCAGCCCGAAAGTGCCATGGAGCCTTCGCCCAGCCCagcacccccagcccagcccaccaaGCCTGTGCCTAAGCCCAGGACAGTATTTGGTGGACTCAGTGGCTCTGCCACCACCCAGAGGCCTGGGTTGAGTCCAGCTGTCTGGAGACCAGAGGCATCCAAGAGCCCAGAGCCCAGCCTGAGTCCGAAGTCCCCTACTGTCCCTCCGAGGTCCTCCTCCGAGCAGCCGTCGGCCTCAAATACTGTGGAGATGATGCCCAATGCCATCTACTTTGGCTTGGACTTAAGAGGCGGGGCCCAGACAGCTCAGGACAT GGCCCCAGACGGCTCTCAGAcagctgcccccacccctgccctcaggCCCACAACGGGCACAG TGCACATCATGGACCCTGGTTGCCTGTACTATGGTGTCCAGCCTGTGGGGGTCCCAGGGGCCCCTGacagaagagaaggcagaggTGTCTGTCAGGAAAGGGCTGAACACAG GCTCAGCAGGCCGGATCTGGAGGCACGTGAGGATGCTGGTTATGCCAGCCTTGAGCTGCCCGGGGACTCcaccctctccctgcccaccctgGACACAGAGACCAACGAAGACCTCATTTCACCCTATGCCAGTTTCTCCTCCACGGCAGACCGCCCCACGCCCCTGCTCAGTGGCTGGCTAGACAAGCTCTCCCCTCAGGG AAACTACGTCTTTCAGAGGCGCTTTGTGCAGTTCAACGGGAGGAGTCTGATGTACTTTGGCAGTGATAAG GACCCCTTCCCCAAGGGCGTGATCCCTCTGACGGCCATTGAGATGACCCGCAGCAGCAAAGACAACAAGTTCCAGGTCATCACCGGCCAGAGGGTGTTCGTGTTCCGCACAGAGAGTGAGG CTCAGCGGGACATGTGGTGCTCCACGCTGCAGTCCTGCCTAAAGGAGCAACGCCTCCTGGGCCACCCCAGGCCCCCGCAGCCACCTCGACCCCTCCGCACGGGCATGCTGGAGCTGCGTGGGCATAAGGCCAAGGTGTTTGCTGCGTTGAGCCCCGGAGAGCTGGCCCTGTACAAGAGTGAGCAG GCCTTCTCTCTGGGCATCGGGATCTGCTTCATTGAACTACAAGGCTGCAGTGTGCGGGAGACCAAGAGTCGCAGCTTCGACCTGCTCACACCACATCGCTGCTTCAG CTTCACAGCCGAGTCTGGGGGGGCTCGGCAGAGCTGGGCGGCCGCTCTGCAGGAAGCAGTAACCGAGACCCTGTCTGACTACGAGGTGGCTGAGAAGATCTGGTCCAATCGGGCAAACCGGCACTGCGCGGACTGTGGCGCCTCCCGCCCAGACTGGGCCGCGGTCAACCTGGGAGtggtcatctgcaagcagtgcgCAG GTCAGCACCGGGCCCTGGGTTCTGGGATCTCCAAGGTGCAGAGCCTGAAGCTGGACACAAGTGTGTGGAGTAATGAGATAGTGCAG TTGTTCATTGTCCTGGGAAACGATCGTGCCAACCGCTTCTGGGCAGGGTCACTCCCCCCTGGTGAGGGGCTGCACCCAGATACCCCCCCTGGCCCTCGGGGAGAGTTCATCTCTCGGAAGTACCGGCTCGGTCTCTTCCGGAAGCCCCACCCTCAGTATCCAGATCATAGCCAGCTTCTCCAG GCACTGTGCGCAGCTGTGGCAGGACCCAACCTGCTGAAGAACATGACCCAGCTCCTCTGTGTCGAGGCTTTTGAGGGAGAGGAGCCCTGGACCCCCTCAGCCCTCGATGGCAGCTTCCCTAGTCTCCTGCCCCCAG ACCCCTCCCCTGGCGTGTACAATGAGGTGGTGGTGCCTGCCACTTATAGCAGCTTCCTGTACTGTGGTCCCATCAGCAACAAAGCTGGACCCCCACCTCCTCGCAGGGGCCGAGATG CTCCCCCCCGACTGTGGTGTGTCCTGGGTGCGGCTCTGGAAATGTTTGTGTCGGAAAGCAGCCCTGAACCCCTCCACCTCATCCAGCCCCAGGATGTTGTATGTTTGGGTGTGAACCCCCCACCCACTGACCCAGGTGACCTCGACAG GTTCCCCTTTTCCTTCGAGCTCATCCTCACCGGGGGGAGAATTCAGCACTTTGGCGCAGATGGAGCTGACAGTCTGGAGGCCTGGACCAGTGCCCTGGGCAAG TGGTTCTCCCCACTGAGCTGTCACCAGCTGTTGGGCCCTGGGCTGCTGCGGCTGGGTCGCCTGTGGCTGCGGTCCCCCTCCCATGCCGCCCTGGCCCCTGGCCTCTGGATGTCTGGGTTCGGACTTCTTCGTGGAGACCATCTCTTCCTGTGCCCAGCGTCAGGCCCTGGCCCCCCAGCCCCTGAGGACATGGTGCATCTGCGCCGGCTACAAGAGATCA GTGTGGTCTCAGCAGCTGACACCCCAGACAAGAAAGAGCATTTGGTTTTGGTGGAGACAGGAAG GACACTGTATCTGCAGGCAGAGGGCCGGCTAGACTTCTCAGCATGGAACGCGGCCATTGGGGGGGCAGCCAGCGGGGGAGGCACAGGGCTGCAGGAGCAGCAGATGAGCCGGGGTGACATCCCCATCATCGTGGATGCCTGCATCAGTTTTGTCACTCAGCATG GGCTCCGGCTGGAGGGCATATACCGGAAAGGGGGTGCCCGTGCCCGCAGCCTGAAGCTGCTGGCTGAGTTCCGGCGGGATGCCCGGTCTGTGAAGCTCCGACCAGGGGAGCACTTTGTGGAAGATGTCACCGACACGCTCAAACGCTTCTTTCGAGAGCTTGATGATCCTGTGACCTCTGCACGGTTGCTGCCTCGCTGGAGGGAGGCTGCTG AGCTGCCCCAGAAGAACCAGCGCCTGGAGAAATACAAAGAAGTGATTGGCTGCCTGCCACGGGTCAACCGCCGCACACTGGCCACCCTCATTGGGCATCTCTATCG GGTGCAGAAGTGTGCTTCTCTGAACCAGATGTGCACGCGAAACCTGGCACTGCTGTTCGCGCCCAGCGTGTTCCAGACAGATGGGCGGGGGGAGCACGAGGTGCGAGTGCTGCAGGAGCTCATCGATGGCTACATCTCTGTCTTCGAT ATCGACCCTGACCAGGTAGCCCAGATTGACTTGGAGGTCAGTCTCATCACCACCTGGAAGGATGTGCAG CTGTCCCAGGCTGGAGACCTCATCATGGAGGTCTTCATAGAGCAGCAGCTCCCAGACAACTGTGTCACCCTGAAG GTGTCCCCAACACTGACTGCTGAGGAGCTGACCAACCAAGTATTGGAGATTCGGGGGACAGCAGCTGGGACGGACTTGTGGGTGACATTTGAGATTCGAGAGCACGGGGAGCTTG AGCGGCCACTGCACCCCAAGGAAAGGGTCCTTGAGCAGGCCCTCCAATGGTGCCAGCTCCCAGAGCCCTGCTCAGCCTCCCTGCTCCTGAGAAAAGTTTCTCTGGCCCATGCTGGCTGCCTCTTCACAG GTATCCGGCGTGAGAGCCCACGAGTGGGGCTGCTGCGGTGTCGGGAGGAGCCACCCCGCTTGCTGGGAAACCGCTTCCAGGAGAGGTTCTTTCTGCTGCGTGGCCGCTGCCTGCTGCTGCTCAAGGAGAAGAAG AGCTCTAAACCGGAACGAGAGTGGCCTTTGGAAGATGCCAAGGTCTACCTGGGAATCCGCAAAAAGTTCAAGCCTCCCACCCC GTGGGGCTTCACATTGATCCTGGAGAAGATGCACCT CTACCTGTCCTGCACAGACGAGGACGAGATGTGGGACTGGACCACCAGCATCCTCAAAGCCCAG CACGATGACCAGCAGCCAGTGGTCTTACGACGCCATTCCTCCTCTGACCTTGCCCGTCAGAAGTTTGGCACCATGCCTTTGCTGCCCATCCGTGGGGATGACAGTGGGGCCACTCTCCTGTCTGCCAATCAGACCCTG CGGCGACTTCACAACCGGAGGACCCTGTCCATGTTCTTT CCAATGAAGTCATCCCAGGGGTctgtggaggagcaggaagatctggaggagccTGTGTATGAGGAGCCGGTGTATGAGGAAGTTGGGGCCTTCCCCGAGTTGACCGAGGATATctccacctccttctctacccCACGGGAGCGGACAGCCAAGCTGGAGACCCCTGTCCCCAGCCAGAGGTCCTTTGATCAATATCTTCTGTCCAAAGCAGGCccccagggctgggaggagaggcCGCCTGAGCCCCCTCCGGGCCCCCCTTCCAAGAGCAGCCCCCAGACACATGGGTCCCTGGAGGAGCAGCTACTCCAGGAGCTGAGCAGCCTCATCCTGAGGAAGGGAGAGACCACCGCAGGCCTGGGCAGCCCTTCTCAaccctccagcccccagcccccgagCCCCAGTGGCCTTCCGACACAGACACCTGGCTTCCCCACCCAAACTCCCTGCACTTCAAGTCTACCCCCCAGCCAGCCCCTCACATGA
- the ARAP3 gene encoding arf-GAP with Rho-GAP domain, ANK repeat and PH domain-containing protein 3 isoform X1 has translation MAAPQDLDIAVWLASVHLEQYADAFRQQGLATAGAARGLGHGELRQLGVNATGHRKRILRLLQAGTAEGPPDPQPESAMEPSPSPAPPAQPTKPVPKPRTVFGGLSGSATTQRPGLSPAVWRPEASKSPEPSLSPKSPTVPPRSSSEQPSASNTVEMMPNAIYFGLDLRGGAQTAQDMAPDGSQTAAPTPALRPTTGTVHIMDPGCLYYGVQPVGVPGAPDRREGRGVCQERAEHRLSRPDLEAREDAGYASLELPGDSTLSLPTLDTETNEDLISPYASFSSTADRPTPLLSGWLDKLSPQGNYVFQRRFVQFNGRSLMYFGSDKDPFPKGVIPLTAIEMTRSSKDNKFQVITGQRVFVFRTESEAQRDMWCSTLQSCLKEQRLLGHPRPPQPPRPLRTGMLELRGHKAKVFAALSPGELALYKSEQAFSLGIGICFIELQGCSVRETKSRSFDLLTPHRCFSFTAESGGARQSWAAALQEAVTETLSDYEVAEKIWSNRANRHCADCGASRPDWAAVNLGVVICKQCAGQHRALGSGISKVQSLKLDTSVWSNEIVQLFIVLGNDRANRFWAGSLPPGEGLHPDTPPGPRGEFISRKYRLGLFRKPHPQYPDHSQLLQALCAAVAGPNLLKNMTQLLCVEAFEGEEPWTPSALDGSFPSLLPPDPSPGVYNEVVVPATYSSFLYCGPISNKAGPPPPRRGRDAPPRLWCVLGAALEMFVSESSPEPLHLIQPQDVVCLGVNPPPTDPGDLDRFPFSFELILTGGRIQHFGADGADSLEAWTSALGKWFSPLSCHQLLGPGLLRLGRLWLRSPSHAALAPGLWMSGFGLLRGDHLFLCPASGPGPPAPEDMVHLRRLQEISVVSAADTPDKKEHLVLVETGRTLYLQAEGRLDFSAWNAAIGGAASGGGTGLQEQQMSRGDIPIIVDACISFVTQHGLRLEGIYRKGGARARSLKLLAEFRRDARSVKLRPGEHFVEDVTDTLKRFFRELDDPVTSARLLPRWREAAELPQKNQRLEKYKEVIGCLPRVNRRTLATLIGHLYRVQKCASLNQMCTRNLALLFAPSVFQTDGRGEHEVRVLQELIDGYISVFDIDPDQVAQIDLEVSLITTWKDVQLSQAGDLIMEVFIEQQLPDNCVTLKVSPTLTAEELTNQVLEIRGTAAGTDLWVTFEIREHGELERPLHPKERVLEQALQWCQLPEPCSASLLLRKVSLAHAGCLFTGIRRESPRVGLLRCREEPPRLLGNRFQERFFLLRGRCLLLLKEKKSSKPEREWPLEDAKVYLGIRKKFKPPTPWGFTLILEKMHLYLSCTDEDEMWDWTTSILKAQHDDQQPVVLRRHSSSDLARQKFGTMPLLPIRGDDSGATLLSANQTLRRLHNRRTLSMFFPMKSSQGSVEEQEDLEEPVYEEPVYEEVGAFPELTEDISTSFSTPRERTAKLETPVPSQRSFDQYLLSKAGPQGWEERPPEPPPGPPSKSSPQTHGSLEEQLLQELSSLILRKGETTAGLGSPSQPSSPQPPSPSGLPTQTPGFPTQTPCTSSLPPSQPLT, from the exons ATGGCTGCCCCTCAGGACCTGGACATCGCTGTGTGGCTGGCCTCGGTGCACCTGGAGCAGTATGCAGACGCGTTCCGGCAGCAGGGTCTGGCTACGGCGGGTGCGGCCCGTGGCCTGGGCCACGGGGAGCTGAGGCAGCTGGGCGTCAACGCCACGGGGCACCGGAAGCGCATCCTGCGCCTGCTGCAGGCAGGCACTGCCGAGGGCCCCCCAGATCCCCAGCCCGAAAGTGCCATGGAGCCTTCGCCCAGCCCagcacccccagcccagcccaccaaGCCTGTGCCTAAGCCCAGGACAGTATTTGGTGGACTCAGTGGCTCTGCCACCACCCAGAGGCCTGGGTTGAGTCCAGCTGTCTGGAGACCAGAGGCATCCAAGAGCCCAGAGCCCAGCCTGAGTCCGAAGTCCCCTACTGTCCCTCCGAGGTCCTCCTCCGAGCAGCCGTCGGCCTCAAATACTGTGGAGATGATGCCCAATGCCATCTACTTTGGCTTGGACTTAAGAGGCGGGGCCCAGACAGCTCAGGACAT GGCCCCAGACGGCTCTCAGAcagctgcccccacccctgccctcaggCCCACAACGGGCACAG TGCACATCATGGACCCTGGTTGCCTGTACTATGGTGTCCAGCCTGTGGGGGTCCCAGGGGCCCCTGacagaagagaaggcagaggTGTCTGTCAGGAAAGGGCTGAACACAG GCTCAGCAGGCCGGATCTGGAGGCACGTGAGGATGCTGGTTATGCCAGCCTTGAGCTGCCCGGGGACTCcaccctctccctgcccaccctgGACACAGAGACCAACGAAGACCTCATTTCACCCTATGCCAGTTTCTCCTCCACGGCAGACCGCCCCACGCCCCTGCTCAGTGGCTGGCTAGACAAGCTCTCCCCTCAGGG AAACTACGTCTTTCAGAGGCGCTTTGTGCAGTTCAACGGGAGGAGTCTGATGTACTTTGGCAGTGATAAG GACCCCTTCCCCAAGGGCGTGATCCCTCTGACGGCCATTGAGATGACCCGCAGCAGCAAAGACAACAAGTTCCAGGTCATCACCGGCCAGAGGGTGTTCGTGTTCCGCACAGAGAGTGAGG CTCAGCGGGACATGTGGTGCTCCACGCTGCAGTCCTGCCTAAAGGAGCAACGCCTCCTGGGCCACCCCAGGCCCCCGCAGCCACCTCGACCCCTCCGCACGGGCATGCTGGAGCTGCGTGGGCATAAGGCCAAGGTGTTTGCTGCGTTGAGCCCCGGAGAGCTGGCCCTGTACAAGAGTGAGCAG GCCTTCTCTCTGGGCATCGGGATCTGCTTCATTGAACTACAAGGCTGCAGTGTGCGGGAGACCAAGAGTCGCAGCTTCGACCTGCTCACACCACATCGCTGCTTCAG CTTCACAGCCGAGTCTGGGGGGGCTCGGCAGAGCTGGGCGGCCGCTCTGCAGGAAGCAGTAACCGAGACCCTGTCTGACTACGAGGTGGCTGAGAAGATCTGGTCCAATCGGGCAAACCGGCACTGCGCGGACTGTGGCGCCTCCCGCCCAGACTGGGCCGCGGTCAACCTGGGAGtggtcatctgcaagcagtgcgCAG GTCAGCACCGGGCCCTGGGTTCTGGGATCTCCAAGGTGCAGAGCCTGAAGCTGGACACAAGTGTGTGGAGTAATGAGATAGTGCAG TTGTTCATTGTCCTGGGAAACGATCGTGCCAACCGCTTCTGGGCAGGGTCACTCCCCCCTGGTGAGGGGCTGCACCCAGATACCCCCCCTGGCCCTCGGGGAGAGTTCATCTCTCGGAAGTACCGGCTCGGTCTCTTCCGGAAGCCCCACCCTCAGTATCCAGATCATAGCCAGCTTCTCCAG GCACTGTGCGCAGCTGTGGCAGGACCCAACCTGCTGAAGAACATGACCCAGCTCCTCTGTGTCGAGGCTTTTGAGGGAGAGGAGCCCTGGACCCCCTCAGCCCTCGATGGCAGCTTCCCTAGTCTCCTGCCCCCAG ACCCCTCCCCTGGCGTGTACAATGAGGTGGTGGTGCCTGCCACTTATAGCAGCTTCCTGTACTGTGGTCCCATCAGCAACAAAGCTGGACCCCCACCTCCTCGCAGGGGCCGAGATG CTCCCCCCCGACTGTGGTGTGTCCTGGGTGCGGCTCTGGAAATGTTTGTGTCGGAAAGCAGCCCTGAACCCCTCCACCTCATCCAGCCCCAGGATGTTGTATGTTTGGGTGTGAACCCCCCACCCACTGACCCAGGTGACCTCGACAG GTTCCCCTTTTCCTTCGAGCTCATCCTCACCGGGGGGAGAATTCAGCACTTTGGCGCAGATGGAGCTGACAGTCTGGAGGCCTGGACCAGTGCCCTGGGCAAG TGGTTCTCCCCACTGAGCTGTCACCAGCTGTTGGGCCCTGGGCTGCTGCGGCTGGGTCGCCTGTGGCTGCGGTCCCCCTCCCATGCCGCCCTGGCCCCTGGCCTCTGGATGTCTGGGTTCGGACTTCTTCGTGGAGACCATCTCTTCCTGTGCCCAGCGTCAGGCCCTGGCCCCCCAGCCCCTGAGGACATGGTGCATCTGCGCCGGCTACAAGAGATCA GTGTGGTCTCAGCAGCTGACACCCCAGACAAGAAAGAGCATTTGGTTTTGGTGGAGACAGGAAG GACACTGTATCTGCAGGCAGAGGGCCGGCTAGACTTCTCAGCATGGAACGCGGCCATTGGGGGGGCAGCCAGCGGGGGAGGCACAGGGCTGCAGGAGCAGCAGATGAGCCGGGGTGACATCCCCATCATCGTGGATGCCTGCATCAGTTTTGTCACTCAGCATG GGCTCCGGCTGGAGGGCATATACCGGAAAGGGGGTGCCCGTGCCCGCAGCCTGAAGCTGCTGGCTGAGTTCCGGCGGGATGCCCGGTCTGTGAAGCTCCGACCAGGGGAGCACTTTGTGGAAGATGTCACCGACACGCTCAAACGCTTCTTTCGAGAGCTTGATGATCCTGTGACCTCTGCACGGTTGCTGCCTCGCTGGAGGGAGGCTGCTG AGCTGCCCCAGAAGAACCAGCGCCTGGAGAAATACAAAGAAGTGATTGGCTGCCTGCCACGGGTCAACCGCCGCACACTGGCCACCCTCATTGGGCATCTCTATCG GGTGCAGAAGTGTGCTTCTCTGAACCAGATGTGCACGCGAAACCTGGCACTGCTGTTCGCGCCCAGCGTGTTCCAGACAGATGGGCGGGGGGAGCACGAGGTGCGAGTGCTGCAGGAGCTCATCGATGGCTACATCTCTGTCTTCGAT ATCGACCCTGACCAGGTAGCCCAGATTGACTTGGAGGTCAGTCTCATCACCACCTGGAAGGATGTGCAG CTGTCCCAGGCTGGAGACCTCATCATGGAGGTCTTCATAGAGCAGCAGCTCCCAGACAACTGTGTCACCCTGAAG GTGTCCCCAACACTGACTGCTGAGGAGCTGACCAACCAAGTATTGGAGATTCGGGGGACAGCAGCTGGGACGGACTTGTGGGTGACATTTGAGATTCGAGAGCACGGGGAGCTTG AGCGGCCACTGCACCCCAAGGAAAGGGTCCTTGAGCAGGCCCTCCAATGGTGCCAGCTCCCAGAGCCCTGCTCAGCCTCCCTGCTCCTGAGAAAAGTTTCTCTGGCCCATGCTGGCTGCCTCTTCACAG GTATCCGGCGTGAGAGCCCACGAGTGGGGCTGCTGCGGTGTCGGGAGGAGCCACCCCGCTTGCTGGGAAACCGCTTCCAGGAGAGGTTCTTTCTGCTGCGTGGCCGCTGCCTGCTGCTGCTCAAGGAGAAGAAG AGCTCTAAACCGGAACGAGAGTGGCCTTTGGAAGATGCCAAGGTCTACCTGGGAATCCGCAAAAAGTTCAAGCCTCCCACCCC GTGGGGCTTCACATTGATCCTGGAGAAGATGCACCT CTACCTGTCCTGCACAGACGAGGACGAGATGTGGGACTGGACCACCAGCATCCTCAAAGCCCAG CACGATGACCAGCAGCCAGTGGTCTTACGACGCCATTCCTCCTCTGACCTTGCCCGTCAGAAGTTTGGCACCATGCCTTTGCTGCCCATCCGTGGGGATGACAGTGGGGCCACTCTCCTGTCTGCCAATCAGACCCTG CGGCGACTTCACAACCGGAGGACCCTGTCCATGTTCTTT CCAATGAAGTCATCCCAGGGGTctgtggaggagcaggaagatctggaggagccTGTGTATGAGGAGCCGGTGTATGAGGAAGTTGGGGCCTTCCCCGAGTTGACCGAGGATATctccacctccttctctacccCACGGGAGCGGACAGCCAAGCTGGAGACCCCTGTCCCCAGCCAGAGGTCCTTTGATCAATATCTTCTGTCCAAAGCAGGCccccagggctgggaggagaggcCGCCTGAGCCCCCTCCGGGCCCCCCTTCCAAGAGCAGCCCCCAGACACATGGGTCCCTGGAGGAGCAGCTACTCCAGGAGCTGAGCAGCCTCATCCTGAGGAAGGGAGAGACCACCGCAGGCCTGGGCAGCCCTTCTCAaccctccagcccccagcccccgagCCCCAGTGGCCTTCCGACACAGACACCTGGCTTCCCCACCCAAACTCCCTGCACTTCAAGTCTACCCCCCAGCCAGCCCCTCACATGA